Genomic DNA from Enoplosus armatus isolate fEnoArm2 chromosome 7, fEnoArm2.hap1, whole genome shotgun sequence:
CGAGTTTGGAAACACTCCCCCTCCTGTGTGTCACATTTCCTCTGGTCGAAACGCTCTACACCTGACAGCAGTCACGATAGAGAAATGTTCAGCACATATATGATCATCAACCCAGACCAGGGGACCCAAAAAGCCATTTCATCCAGGTGTTATGTGTAACGTCATAATGTTATTTCTGTCAGACATACATGAGAACAACATGAGATGCCCTTGACTGAAGCAAATAAAACGTACAGTCTTGGCATGTCTAATTTCAGCGTGGCCTTCGGTCCGATAACTATAGCCATAGGAGGTTACCCTCCCTTTTAATCGTGATATTGTATCATATGTTCTAACAACAGACACTAGTGTAAGAATTTCACTGCTTACCATTTCTGTTGCATCCTCAAATACTCTGCAGTGCCACTTAActaacagtaaaacacacaacaaaaacaaaatgactgcttttaattgtatttatttattttgtagggAGTAAATGGGGTCATCAGAAGGCAATTCACATATAAGCGTCAATAAATATTTAACTACATTCAGTTgtgataaaaacatgatgacaaacttatttcttcccttttttctttgtgtctttgcctTTGACTGgtgcctcctcttcttcctttccgGTGGCAGCTTTAATCCTCTTCTTTCCCAGGGGGGTCTTTGCATACCAGTTCTGGTGATATACaagaaagaacaaacacaaaatcaactaaaactaaacaactATGATCATCTTATTAAAATTAATTCACAACAAAGCAGTTAACAATCATGACAATGCAATGAAAACTAAATATGACATATCCACTGTACTTTAAgggcctcttcttcttcctgaaACACGGGATCAATCTTGGCTAATGGAGCAACGAACTCAGCAGCAGTCAGCGGTCTGTTTGCCTGCTGTAGGATGCGACGCTTGGTGACAACGCTCTGGATCACCTGGACCATGTGACCTGGCGTGTAGCCATCAGAAATCTTCGCAAGAGAGCTTAGGTCCAGCGCCTTGGTTACCTCACCTCCCTGCTTTTTGATCAGCTGCTTCCACAAAACTGAAGGCAAACAGAGTCAACGGTCATTTTTTCATACCAACAACCGAAGATATCATTAATATAACattcaaaattaaaattgtttctcagtgtgtctgttCTTACTGTATCTTGAGCCGTAGTCAGGTCTTGGGATGAGGATGATTTTGCTGTACATTTTACACAGTGACTTGATATCAGCACTTAGTGGGTCTGTAGTTGTTCCTACTATGAGAACACGATCTTCCCCTTTGATCAACTTGAGAGACTTGGGCAAGTCTTTCTTCAAGCGTTTGGGATCTAACTGTGTGCACATACAAAATGGTTCCAATTACCATGTAAATCCATACCTGAAACTTTCAGAACAACGTGATAATGCGGTTCAGCTTTTATCTTGCTCAGAGAtacctctttttcttccttggGAACTTTCTTGTAGAACATTTTTTCTGCGTCTTCAATCCATATTACCGAAGGTTGCAGCAATCTTGCAACCTGTGCGAAGATGATTATGAAGAACTGCATTTTTACTTTCTGGCCATGCCCAAATGTAAATACCTGCGAAATACTCCACCGAGTTCAccacaaaatattaaatgtaagAACTTTGTAGGACATGATAACATACCACAAACCATGGTGGAAGAATATTCACTGCATGCATTTTTTGGGTGTTTTGTAGGTGAGGATTATGATTTCAAAGAGAAGAATTACTCATTTGGTTTGACAGCAGTTATTAAAAGAACTTTGGCAGCAGCACTGGATTTTATTAAACACCAATGTGTTACCTTAAACACCATGTGAAGCATCATGGCGAGGCCACTCTTGCCTGGGTACTTTCCAGCCGTGTTCAGAGGAGACAGATCAAACAGGTTGGCACCCGCCTCCTGACAGATTGCATGGACCAACATCTTCTTACCTACACCTGCCGGCCCTGCCATTAGGATGGCCTTTATCAGAGGAGCCTTTTCATGTACCACCTGAGAGCCTGTAGACAACACGCATCTTATATTCAAACCACAAACAATATTTTCAGTTAGATTTATCTCAAATATTAATCAAATTTCTTTCATACCTAATGGTAAAATTGCATACAGAGATAAGACCTGCCGTACGTCCGACAATGATGGCATGGGCTCAATGTCATTTTGTCTCAGTGTGGTCCCAAGGTAGCTATAGTCACCTAGAAACAGGAGGGGACAACTGTTAGACCAAAAGTTATTCATCTGCACTGTGAATCATAGGGAAACTGCAAGAAAGGACTTTAAATCAATTTCCTGAGTGAGCTGATAACAAATTGTTCATTGTGATCATAGTGTTTTGGCAATCACAAACCAGAAGAGGGCAGCACATCACCACCAAATAGTTTCCTGTGACATTGACTGTTACCTTGAAGTGCTCAATTGGGAGAGCTCAGTACTGTGTCTACACATTGATTGCAATCAGATTAAAAGCTCACAAACTGTTATGATCATTAGAACACAAGAAGAGTTCTGAAAGATGGCACACCAGTTTACACAAACAATATACAAAGTCTTACCCAAGTAATCCTGCAGTCTAACATTATTTGCCTGTTTCAAGAAGCCCTGTTCCACCAGCTCCTGACACAGAGAATCAAGAGTCCTAGTAGACATGGATAAATGAAGTAATCGTTTTCTCCAGCATTTGCATTGACTAATTTATTGACTTCACACAACTCAATTCTGTACCGAAAGTCATATACATCATAAGGGCATCCTCTGAGTGACCTCACCTGTCAGATGTCAaatctttctccttttttttcttcttcccactCTTTgatcctttctttttctgtggagTAAAATATCATCAGGACACAGCTCAAGGCACATAAACGTGACATACACAATGTGTAGCTTGTTATTTGTCTTTCACTTATTACCTTGGCATTTCCTTTGGTTTTACCACCCTTGTCTTTATCCACAGCTAGCTTCCATTCAGCCAGCTCTTGTCTCATCTGCTCGTCTACCTGATGAGAGCGGAACAGGCCAATGAGTGCAGCTACAGATGGTGCTGTTCAGTTTTAAACACCAGAGACTGAGACACTGAAACTGTTCAAATTACAGCATCAGTGTCCTGTTAGCCTGGTTGTTAAATCCCTATCATGAGTTGTTTAGAATATGTtgtgctttaaaatgttttgtattctgTAGTCGACATCACCTGTAATCGAATCTCTGCCTCAAtaactttcctcttttcttccttgaTCAGCTCCACTTCGTGCCTCTGGTTGAAGTTTTTGGACTGATTGCGGGTTTGCCAAAAATCTGAGGATGACAAACGTTCAGATcaggctttatttatttatttaagggaATGACCAACTATTACATTACTGTACGTATTATGTGGTGTATggtaaacaggaaacaggaaaaactTGATAGTATGTTGTACACCCATTCCCTGCTTCAtgctttctttctcctgttttaatttgacatgttgtctgttttactgttgttttaatAGCCTATTTAACATATGACCAAGGGAAAACTGTTGAAAAATAGCCTTTTGGCTAACACGGGCACATTTACAGTGCTCTGATCAATACGCATTCTCCCTGAAAAAGTAAATAGTTCCCATTTTGTAGGTTCCCATCTAAACAACATACTCTTAAACTGGTTTTGAACTGAATGTGAATTTATAATCCTTATTCTTAGCATGGCAACATGTTACAAGTGTTGACGTTTATTCACAAGGGGCTTACACTTAAACAAAGTGTGAACCACTGgatatcttttttatttttaacatacCGATAAAGGTTTTGTTTCCCACTTCCAAGTCTGAGAGAAAAGCCGAAGGTAGCATCTTCAaccctgcctcctcttcctgtggTTCAGAGGAAAGTTACACTGGTTCACTGAATGTGCAGCAGT
This window encodes:
- the LOC139287925 gene encoding dynein regulatory complex protein 11, whose product is MSQRTYNQLWADAHLELSRLLTEELPADPPRPEKDRVVFFQRLAMLYVRYIQIFRQLEKVYDQVVHPQKRRVIRAILDGVMGRVLELKNEMVEKEFSEYHYMDDVLHDLKLTPADLEIPIPRYFISDRSKELQERKTMLTDILQMVEVTESPEPPMAKDMSQEKAIKIIQVAERARQGRLRAKLNEESRNMNRMYRTKDPGTAGIELAAVCIQKVWRGYVQRKRAKIARDEEMIFLGMAMDPKYQVPCPAEITAQASEACTRIKQEEHDEDYLKSVVAITNQLRDVEGHDMSKTMKDQIRQWFIECRDATGSFPDYPDEEDGGSAFIFAEKDPQQLMEEIAAKEEEESNNKPKGKEEKKEKGKRDKGKDDEEEEEAGLKMLPSAFLSDLEVGNKTFIDFWQTRNQSKNFNQRHEVELIKEEKRKVIEAEIRLQVDEQMRQELAEWKLAVDKDKGGKTKGNAKKKKGSKSGKKKKKEKDLTSDRTLDSLCQELVEQGFLKQANNVRLQDYLGDYSYLGTTLRQNDIEPMPSLSDVRQVLSLYAILPLGSQVVHEKAPLIKAILMAGPAGVGKKMLVHAICQEAGANLFDLSPLNTAGKYPGKSGLAMMLHMVFKVARLLQPSVIWIEDAEKMFYKKVPKEEKELDPKRLKKDLPKSLKLIKGEDRVLIVGTTTDPLSADIKSLCKMYSKIILIPRPDYGSRYILWKQLIKKQGGEVTKALDLSSLAKISDGYTPGHMVQVIQSVVTKRRILQQANRPLTAAEFVAPLAKIDPVFQEEEEALKNWYAKTPLGKKRIKAATGKEEEEAPVKGKDTKKKGKK